The Burkholderiales bacterium JOSHI_001 genomic sequence GCCGCGCCACCGGCCCGGGCGCCTGAAGCAGTGGCTGTACCAGTTGTGCCGGCGGCACCCGCAGGCGCAGGCGCTGTGGGAGTCGCTGCGCACTGTGACCGATCCCAAAGCCGTGGCCCAGTGCCTGGGCGCTGGGCCGGCGCCGGTTCAGCGGTAGCCGAACCAACCTTCGTTGGTGGCCGCGGGGTGCGTGCGGCTGACGATCAACCCGGCCATCAGGTACAGCGCGTTCAGCAGGCGCGCGGCGCGGGTGCGGTCCAGGCCGGGCCAGTCGGCCATCTCACGCAGGCTGGTGGTGTGGCGGCGCAGGCGCTCCACCGCGGCGGCCAGGGCGCCGCCCAGTTCCAGCCCGTCCAGGTGCGCGCCCGGGGCCACGCGGTAGGCGGCCTGGCCGGCGATCTCGGGCAGCAATTCGTCGCGCGCGCCGCGCAGCGAGATGGCGCACACCAGCGGTGCCAGGGGGCTGTAGGCATTGGGCTCGCCCACCAAGTTGGCTTCGTCGTCACCCGGCGGGCGCAGCATGGCGCGCTCGACCTGCATCACCTGCAGTTCGGCCAAGCGGCCGTCCAGGAACTGGGCCATCGGCACCGGGCAATGCACCAGCCCGTCCGGCGGAAATACCGTCAGCGGCACCACACGGTCCTGCCACTGCAGGTGAATGGTCAGTGCCTGGGCGTGGCGCAGGCTGGCGGCCAGCACCTCCAGCACCTCGCTCTGGCGTCCGCCTCGCTCGAAACGCTCCAGGTCCATCAGCAGCGACGGCGACAGCGAGGGCATGCGCGTGGCCAGCGGGTCGGCCTGCACGTCGGCCAGCAGCATGCTGTCCAGGTATCGCTGGAAGTCGCTGGCCCGAATCAGGTCGGGCTCGCCCAGGGGCTGGGTGGAGGGGAACATAAGCGGCACAGGTTGCCGGCATCCTACGCCGGGCCTGTGACCAAATGCAACGCAGGGTGATACCGGGTGGCGCTCATCGCGTGGACGCGGCGGCGTGGCCGGCCAGCCTGTCCCGCGCGCGGCCGAAGGCCAACCACAGCCGGGCGTCCTGGGCGCTGGCGAAGTTCACCCGCATCAGCGTGCCCGGACGCGGGTGGGCCAGGAACAAGCGGCCGGGGGCGATCAGCCAGCCCTCGTCGGCCATCAGCAGGCTCAGGGCTTCGGTGTCCACGCCGGTGTCCACCCAGCCGAACAGGCCCTGCGGCGGGGTGACGAAGTGGCAGCCCGCGTCCTGCGCCAGGCGCACCACGCGGCTTCGCGCCGCGGCCAGGCGCTGGGTGACGCGCTCGGCGTGGCGGCGCAGCGTGCCTTCGGCCAGGCACAGGCCCACCGCGCGTTCCAGCAGGCTGGGCGTGGACAGGGTCATCAGCAGCTTGGTGTCGATGCAGGCCTGCGCCAGGTCCGGCCGCGCGGCGATGTAGCCCACGCGCCAGTCGGGCGCCAGGATCTTGGAAAAGCCCGAGACATAGACCGTGCGTTGCAGCCCGTCCAGCGCCGACAGGCGCGGCGCATGGGTGGGGGCCAGCCAGGCGTAGGTGTCGTCCTCCACGATCGTCAGCCCGTGCGCCTCGGCCAGCTTCAGCACCTGGTGGGCCGCGGCCAGCGACAGCGACGCGCCGGTGGGGTTGTGCAGCACCGACACGGTGACATAGAGCTTCGGGCGGTGTTCGCGCAGCAGCGCGGCCATCACGGCCAGGTCCGGGCCGTCCACCCCGCGCGGCACCGGCAGCAGGCGCATGCCGGCGCGCGTGAGGCGGGCGAACTCCACCGCCCAGCCGGGTTCGTCCACCAGCACCGCGTCGCCCGGGCGCAGGAGGGTGCGCACCACGATGTCCAGCGCGTGGGTGGCGCCCAGGGTGGTGACGATCTGCCCCGGCGCCGCGGCAATGCCCAGGTCGCCCGCCAGGCGCTGCGACAGCGCCTGGCGCAGCGTGGCGTCGCCAGCCGGCTCGCCATAGCGCAGCGCCGCGCGGCCATCGGCGCTGGCGCGACGCAGCGCACGCTGCAGCAGCGGGGCGTCCAGCCAGGTTTCGGGCAGGGTGCCCAGGCCGGGCCCGGGCGTGGTGGACGCGGCGTTGAACATGCCGCGGATCAGCGCCGTGGCGTCCACCGGCGGCGGCAGGGCTTCGCCGGGCAGGGCGGTGGGCCGCAGGGCCGCCCGGTCGGCGCGGTCGCGCACGAAAAACCCGCGCTGGCGCCGCGCCTCCACCAGGCCGCGGGCCTGCAGGCGGTCGTAGGCGGCCACCACGGTGCTGGGCGACAGCCCATGCAGCCGCGCGCACTCGCGCACCGACGGCAGGCGCGCGCCGGGCAGCAGCAGGCGCTGCTCGATGCGCTCGGCATAGCGCCCGGCCAGGCGTTCACCCAGGGTGCCGGGGCTGTCTGCGGAAAGGGGCGGGTGCATGGCTGTGTGGTCCGGGTGATCGGTACAGATTCAACTTGTGTCGCGCAAAGTGTACTGATTCTGTACTGAATGTTTGCCTAGACTGTGTGCCATGCACCCAGCAGAACGGATCCCCGACCCGCGTCATGCCCACGCCAGCCGAGGCTGGTGGTTGGGCCTGGCCGGCGTGTTGATGTTTGCGCTCACCATCCCCATGACCCGCTTGGCCAGTGGTTCTGTGGCCAACCCGCAGTTGAGCGCCGCCTTCGTGGCCATTGGCCGCGCGGCGCTGGCCGGGCTGCTGGCGCTGGCCTACCTGCGGGGGGTGCAGGCCCCCTGGCCCACACCCGCACAGTGGCGGGCGCTGGCGGTCACGGCCAGCGGGGTGGTGTTCGGCTTTCCGCTGTGCATGGGGCTGGCGGTGCGGCAGGTGGAGGCGGTGCACGCGGCGGTGGTCACCGGTTTGCTGCCCTTGGCCACCGCGGTGGGCGCGGCGCTGTGGCTGCGCCAGCAACCGCCGCGCGCCTTCTGGGCCACGGCGGCGACCGGGGCGGCCCTGGTGCTGGCCTACGCGGCCTGGCAGGGCGGCGCCCAACTCCAGCCGGCCGACGCGCTGCTGCTGGCGGCGGTGGTTCTGGGCGCGCTGGGTTATGTGTCGGGGGCGCGCCTGTCGGCGCAGATGCCGCCGGAGCACGTCATTTCGTGGGCCCTGGTGCTGGCGCTGCCCTTTTGCCTGCCGTGGACGCTGCTGAACCTGCCCACGCAGCCGGTGCGGGCGGTTTCATGGGTCGCTTTCGGCTACGTGGCCGTGGTGTCCATGTGGCTGGGCTTTTTCGCCTGGTACCGCGGCCTGGCGCTGGGCGGCACCTTGCGCGTCAGCCAGGTGCAGTTGGTGCAGCCCTTCCTGTCGATGGCCTTCGCGCTGCCCCTGTTGGGCGAACAGCTGGATGCGCCCACACTGGGGTTCGCGCTGGCGGTGATGGCCTGCGTGCTGGTGTCGCGTCGCCTGGCCGCGCCGGCGCTGCCCGCACCGGCAAAGCCCGCTGTCGCCGCGTCCTGATCCTTTCGCTGGAGCCTGCCCCATGAGCCCCTTCGTGCAAGCCCGCCGCGCCCAGCGGCTGAACCCGTCCATCATCCGCGAGATCCTGAAGGTGACCGAGCGGCCCGACGTGCTGTCCATGGCCGGCGGCCTGCCCTCGCCCGAGAGCTTTCCCGTCGAGGCCATGCGCCAGGCCTGCGAGCGCGTGCTGACCGACACCCCCAAGCAGGCCCTGCAGTACGCCGCCAGCGAAGGCTTCGGCCCGCTGCGCGACTGGGTGGCCGAGCACCTGCGTGCGCAAGGCCTGCGCTGCAGCGCCGAGCAGGTGCTGATCACCACCGGGTCCCAGCAGGGCCTGGACCTGGTGGCCAAGGTGCTGGTGGACCCGGGCGCGCCGGTGGCGGTGGAAACACCCACCTACCTGGGTGCGCTGCAGGCCTTCGGGCCCTTTGAGCCGATCTTCACGTCGCTGGCCTGCGACGATGACGGCCCGCTGCCCGACGCCGTCCAGCGCCTGCCGCACGACGCGCCGGGCACCCGCTTCGCCTACCTGCTGCCCAACTACCAGAACCCGAGCGGCCGGGTCATCCCTGCCGCGCGGCGCGACACCCTGGTGGCGGCGGCCCAGGCCGCGCGCGTGCCCCTGGTGGAAGACAACCCCTACGGCGACCTCTGGTACGACCAGGCGCCGCCGGCGCCCATCGCCAGCCGCTGGGCCGAAGGCTGCATCTACCTGGGGTCTTTTTCCAAGGTGCTGGCCCCGGGCCTGCGGCTGGGCTACGTGGTGG encodes the following:
- a CDS encoding transcriptional regulator with HTH domain and aminotransferase domain (PFAM: Aminotransferase class I and II; Bacterial regulatory proteins, gntR family); this encodes MHPPLSADSPGTLGERLAGRYAERIEQRLLLPGARLPSVRECARLHGLSPSTVVAAYDRLQARGLVEARRQRGFFVRDRADRAALRPTALPGEALPPPVDATALIRGMFNAASTTPGPGLGTLPETWLDAPLLQRALRRASADGRAALRYGEPAGDATLRQALSQRLAGDLGIAAAPGQIVTTLGATHALDIVVRTLLRPGDAVLVDEPGWAVEFARLTRAGMRLLPVPRGVDGPDLAVMAALLREHRPKLYVTVSVLHNPTGASLSLAAAHQVLKLAEAHGLTIVEDDTYAWLAPTHAPRLSALDGLQRTVYVSGFSKILAPDWRVGYIAARPDLAQACIDTKLLMTLSTPSLLERAVGLCLAEGTLRRHAERVTQRLAAARSRVVRLAQDAGCHFVTPPQGLFGWVDTGVDTEALSLLMADEGWLIAPGRLFLAHPRPGTLMRVNFASAQDARLWLAFGRARDRLAGHAAASTR
- a CDS encoding DMT(drug/metabolite transporter) superfamily permease (PFAM: EamA-like transporter family~manually curated), which translates into the protein MHPAERIPDPRHAHASRGWWLGLAGVLMFALTIPMTRLASGSVANPQLSAAFVAIGRAALAGLLALAYLRGVQAPWPTPAQWRALAVTASGVVFGFPLCMGLAVRQVEAVHAAVVTGLLPLATAVGAALWLRQQPPRAFWATAATGAALVLAYAAWQGGAQLQPADALLLAAVVLGALGYVSGARLSAQMPPEHVISWALVLALPFCLPWTLLNLPTQPVRAVSWVAFGYVAVVSMWLGFFAWYRGLALGGTLRVSQVQLVQPFLSMAFALPLLGEQLDAPTLGFALAVMACVLVSRRLAAPALPAPAKPAVAAS
- a CDS encoding transcriptional regulator with HTH domain and aminotransferase domain (PFAM: Aminotransferase class I and II), whose protein sequence is MSPFVQARRAQRLNPSIIREILKVTERPDVLSMAGGLPSPESFPVEAMRQACERVLTDTPKQALQYAASEGFGPLRDWVAEHLRAQGLRCSAEQVLITTGSQQGLDLVAKVLVDPGAPVAVETPTYLGALQAFGPFEPIFTSLACDDDGPLPDAVQRLPHDAPGTRFAYLLPNYQNPSGRVIPAARRDTLVAAAQAARVPLVEDNPYGDLWYDQAPPAPIASRWAEGCIYLGSFSKVLAPGLRLGYVVAPPELFPKLLQAKQAADLHTPGFNQRVVHEVIKDGFLATHVPAIRARYKAQRDAMAAALARHLPEGCEWQRPQGGMFFWLRLPEGCDAMALLPPAVAAGVAFVPGAAFYAHAPDPRTLRLSFVTLTPQDIDTAVATLGRVLHQHLTEQSLEPTP